Within the Amaranthus tricolor cultivar Red isolate AtriRed21 chromosome 15, ASM2621246v1, whole genome shotgun sequence genome, the region ACTGACGATAGAAATTGGCCACCTTTCTTTCCAATTATACACCATGACATAGCCAATGAAATACCTGTTCATGCTCAAAAGTTGCAGTATTTGGCATTTGCAAGTTGGTTAGGTATATGTGTTTTCTCCTTTACAATTACTTTGATGTTGGAATGGGTTGAGTCCTTTCTCTTTTTCATTGATGTGATGCTGTATCGTTTCCTCTCTTAGCTTGTTCTGTTGATTTGTATTCTCTATCATGTGATGTGTACATTGCTATATTTTCTAGGTTTTATGAGTTTTAACTTATTGTTTTATGAGAACAGCtgaatattttcatttatatgatTTTAGATTTACGAATCCATGGGGTAGAGGATACTCAATTCCATCTTCAACTATTTTTGCTTTTTAGCcttcaaaatttttctttttttttttggttgctATCATCATTTTTTCATTGGAATGTTCTATGACTATATGATTGATGTTGAAGTGCCTAGAAATTAGAATAGTATTGTGTAGTGAACTACAATAAGCAACACAGTTCATTGTATTTGTATAAGCCTtaaggacaaaaaaaaacttCCTGTAGATTTTTGTTACAACATTGTATGCATGAATATGTCACTTTGGTTATTGGCATTTGGTTGGCACtttgtttataatttatttGCCTTGGTCTGTTTCATATATGAACATCTTAAATATGCACATCTATTTTGTGAATTAAGACCTCCTTCCTTGTTTCAAGAAGAAAAAACCTCTCTTTTTGCTTTGAATGTAGGTCTCTATTGATGTACTTTATACTTTAGTAGTTCTGCATTGTAGTTCTTCTGTATGTGGTGTAGTTCACTTTCTTTGAGGTATTTGTTATGTAGAGATTAGTGACATGGCACGTCATATCTCTATTTCATGGTAGATTCTGCTTTGAAGATATTATCCAAGACAACTATGAATATGCATCACTAGTTTTCTTCTATTAACACGATGCACTAACTCTTCATTCCTACTTTCAATTACATAATGCCCCTTATATTATTCATTTACCTTGATTTGCTCATAATACTGTCCTAAATGTGCATTTTATGAGGCTAAGCATCTACATGATATGTGATTTGGATAATTTATGTTGctctttacattattttttgatAGAGTTGACTCTACCAAGGCTATTATGTGTTTTTTGTAGTTCTTGctgaattttcttattattacaaATGAATAAGTGTGTCTATCTTTATTCTGATTTCGTTAACTTTATTgctgaatttttttaattgtagtCAGTGTATTCTAAGAGCTTAAGCCTCAACTTTGTGTTATTGCAGGTATAGTTTTTTGTCTTGTATACAATATAGTTGCAATCATCGTCTGTTGGATTAAGGGAGGAGGTAAAAACCAAATAGCTCCTCTCTGACTCAAGTCAACTGCCTTTTGCCATGTTATATTATACAGAATTCTAACAACATTTTGTTTTGCTCTAGGTGTCAAAATTTTTTTCCTTGCATCGATATATGCTTTACTTGGTGTTCCCCTGTCATATGTTTTGTGGTATCGGCCACTTTATCGCGCAATGAGGTAATTGGACGTGCCTTTTTGGTGAagctttcttcttttctttccgTCTTGTTTGTATGCATGGGGGACTGGAGAAAGGAAACAAATGTATTTTGTGGCGTGGAACTTGAAATTTTCTCGAAGATCAATGCCCTTTAATGCATTGTTACAATCATTTGCTGTATAGCAATACATATATGGGCTTCTACTGATTTTGATACTGTGTCATGTGAAAATCTTGGTTCCCTCTCTTATAAAGGAAGATGGGAAAAGCCACATTTTAGTAGTTTATGATTTAGCGATGGAGTAAGTTTTGATGCTGATTTCTCCATTACACAGAAATTTGTGATGGAACAATTTAACAGTGATTTTAATGCCCATTGTTTTTCTCTTTCAGGACAGATAGTGCCTTCAAATTTGGCTGGTTTTTCTTGTTCTACATGGTAAGTTTTCTCCTAATATAAATGTTTTTGATACTTATTTGTTTGGTTTGGGGGTGTCTAGTGTTTACTGCCATCCTTTTCTTTGTGGTTCCTGATGAAACATCACATTGTCATGCAGCTCCACATTCTTTTTTGTATCTTTGCTGCAATTGCTCCCCCAATTGTGTTTCATGGGCAGTCTTTCACGTAAGTTTCTCACTCTTGTTTGATAATGACTATCAGCAACCTCAAATCTATTTTTTGGTTACAAGGTAAGATGAGGTGAGGTTATTGAGAATTGAATCTAGGTCTCGCATGAGGAATATATTACTTGCCGGCTTGCTGCCACTAGACTCAGCTACCACAAAGCTTGCTTGAAACACTGTAGCTctgactagaggtgttcaatgggccgggCTCCCAATTTGAGCCCTTATCCGGCCcttttttgaaggtttttataAGGGCCGGGCCGAAAACAGTctctattattattaaaatggaGCGGGTTGTAAGAGGGCTTAAAATGGTTTGAAAACGGgcctttttaaatttaaaatgggCCGAGACAAAGGGTACTCCGATTAACCTTAAACAATAGCCAAAGAGGTTCACTAGTTCCAGTTCATGTAAGTACTGTACTTGTCTCTTAGACATTAATGATTTATGTTGTGCAATGTAATTGAAATGAATATCATAGTAACTATTGTGCCAATATTGTATTAATACTAACCAGTAATATTGTGCCAATATTTTGTTCCTTTGTTTAGCTTAATCGAGgttttttattaaagaaaagaaTATCATATTAAAGGTTAAAGAAATGAATATCAGCCCATTTATTATAGTACTTAAAAAGTTTACTTTAAAAATGGGTTGGGCCGGATTGGGCTGGATTTTAAACCCCAGcccatttttattttgcaaGGCCCGGCCCAGCCCAGGCCATGTTCACCTCTAGCTCTGATATTGttaagtttgaaaataaaaatcccaTAGGTATCATGTCTATGCTATTATAATGTGTATGTGTTGACTGATGTAGCGTTGGGAcaatttttcctatattttatGGGGGTCCAATACATTATAGGTTAATTTGTTTAATGGTGTTAAAACGTAAAAGTAATGATACTATGGTAGAAGTAAAACTATTGCTTGTATATCTGTCTCGGTAGAGGATACATATATAGCTCAGGTTCTTTACTTACAATTTATGTACAAGAGGAGAAATAAACAAGGGGCAATCGGTAAATACGTAGTAAGGGAAAATTAGTGATTGTATAGATGCTGTcctttatttatatatacagaAGAGGAATAGATCAGGAGGATGGGAATTAAGTAGGAAATCATTTTAAGGACTAAGGAGTGCCTCTGGGCTATATCAGATACCATATCTATTATGCGGAAGGGTCTATATGACAACGTAACCTGGCTATTTCTTTTTACCCCTTTTTAACGGTATGAATTATAGTAGAATCAACCTGTTAGAAGGGTACCCAATAGTTTAAAGCAATATGCATGGACAAATAGTAAATGAAAATGATGGTGACGAGCATTCTTGACTGAAGAAACTCCTCGTAATATTTCATTCTGTTTACATTCTCTTTGTTATCTTCAGTGGCATCTATGTCATTAATGTAAGAAGTGCAatcttttgtgtttttttttttttttttttttcatttggggAGAATCCTTTCGTACCAGGTTCATATGTAAGTGTTGTTATTTTACCTTTTCCTTGGAATGGAGTTGTGTCTGATCTATATTTTTGGAATTTGTAGGGGCATTCTTGCAGCAATTGATGTGTTTCCTCATAGTGTTCTAGTTGGGGTAAGTCTTTTAGATGGTAATATCTTTAGTTTAACAAGCTTTAAATTTATAAGCAAATCGTTTTTCAATGATAGTACACTCATTGAATAAAAATTCATTGCTTTTATTTATGCTATCTCCTTTGGTGTGCTGAGTTCATTTGATCTGAAATGTTATGTTAGTCATAAGTTAGTTCCGCAATGTATTTTTTGGTTTAATATTGAATTGAGTATTCAGTATTGTTTTTCCATATCCCTAATGTTTTCATTATTTTGATATAAGATGGACTGATAAGGCAATCACTTTGATAACTCTATGCTCTaggaattatagattttatgTGATTCTATTCTTTTTTGGTCTGTTTAATGGTTGTTGGTTGGTCATTGACCACCTGGTAAGTTGGCCTTTTAAGATGGACTGATAAGGTAAAAGATAGTTGTTGGTTTATTAGAAAAAGTGGATCATTAAACCAAAAACCAATGAAAATGCTACTCATAGTAGCTTTTTGGGTTTGgcttaaaacataaaaaccatTTACTAAACACTTTTTGGGGTGTTTAACCAGCACAAAATCCAAAGCCCCCCAAAAACCTAAGCAAAAGGCCATTCACCAAACACACCCTTTGTGAAGTAAGTGTTCTACTTTAAATCAGAAGGTGTGATGTACATTCTTTAGAGTTTGTTGCATCTTCTGGTGCTGTCAAATGTTTGCTATTTTTGTAGCCTCTGTtcctgtttttttttatttatctctGTATTAACAGCCTAAAACTGAATCTGTTTCATTCTGTTGTGCATACAGGTCTTCTACTTGGTTGGATTTGCCTTCTTTTGCTTGGAATCACTCCTGAGCTTGTGGGTTCTTCAGGTGAGAGTGACAGTGCTTGCTTTTGTTTATTCTTGAGTTGATGTTCAAGTCTTGAAAAGACCCACTAATTTCATATATGGCCATTGCGATTTGTGAGTGTACAAGATTCAACGAAACATGCAGTTGACCCCTTTTTTCTGTTTTGGTGGGCTAAAAATTATGGTCAGTTCACAGTAAAAAGACCCCAATGATTTTCGTGTCATCATTTCTGCCTTCAGCAAAAAATTTATAGTCAGGTGACCAATACTGTAGGAAAAAATTATAATCGAAAGACCGATACACGAGTAAAAAATTATTGTCAGATGACCGACAATAGCAAAAGAATAGTTCATATATTATACATTATTAAAGGGGTCGGGTTAAAAATAGAATAGGTCGTGTTTGGATCGGGAGGCCGGGCCTCCCTTGCCCACCATGTAGCTTTTCGTCCATGCACCTAATAGAGTAAGATATATGGAATTGTGGATACTTGTCAAAGTAGATGTAGAATGGGCAAATTTGGTCCAAAGAATGATCAGATGTTTCACAAAGACAATTTTAGTCTTCCTATGCATATCTCTTTATTGTATATGAAATAAACTTGTATTTTGTTTAGATGTGAGCATTTTGAGAAAGGATGAGGTTGGGGGAgtttgaaagtttttttttccgGATAATGGATAGGAATGGGGAAGGAAATTTGCATAAAAGAGACAAATTTTACCTTTCCCTTTTATTAAATCAACCTTCCGTTGTCACGAATTTGAAGGAAATATCAATTAATGCACTCTGCTGGTGTGCTTCCTGCTCATTAGGACTGAAAAGAATGAAGAGTGATAAGGTTTGTGTATAGATATGATTGCTTGCGATAAGCAAGCAGAGGATATACCCATTCTTAGCTGATCCATTTTGTACGCTTGTTCCAATGCGGCAGTTGCAATGTTAATGCTCAGCGTTTCCTTACACCTCGTTCTCTCCATGATTGTTGACATAGAGTGTGCTCACTATCACATTATGCACCAACTCCTGGCGAATCGCAAATCAAGGAAGTgaattatggtcgattttgggctattttagggtcattttgagcgaattgtGAAAtccaaaaagcgaattaaccgACGAAATATGTAACACTCAGTGTGCCTGTGTGCTGTGTATTAATAGTATGTCTTGGGTCAAGATAAAATGGCGCTACTAGGAAAAGTAGATTGCATGAATCATCTGTTTGACAGATGGAACATGCATTCAGTTCGCAACACAGACACTACATTGAACCCAATGCTGCCACATTATTGCTACCTCCTAGGTGGGTTAGAAAGGGGGCATTGAATGTATCGACTATGGAGCCTTACCCATATAAGGAGGCAATTTACTCTAGTCCATCTAAGtccatgatttaatgagccatttcaTTCTAATCCATGATAATTTAATATCGAAGAATTAGCTTTGATGTACTTTTGATTATGCATTCATTTCATGGTGTGCCATTGCGGTAATATTATCTTGATTAGCTTTGACCAATCACCGAATAGAGTGGAGGAATTATTAGCAACTATTCAAGTTTGGTTTTAATGGAATTCCGAagtcaaataaatttcttatctTTAAGCTGTTTACTGCCGTTAAGTTGTCTTTGGATCTGGGAGATATGAGAAACCGCCTCTTTGGAATGGCAGGGCTAAGGCTAGAAGTGCCTATCCGCATTTTGTTCAAGAGAGCTATAAACATTTGACAGCCTTTGTCTCACTGTACATGCGTTTTGTAGAGGCATTTAGAATTGGGGATAGTGGTGGTTTTTGCTAGTCGAACTGAATTTTATATCTTTTTGCAAACTCCGTAAAAATCCAAAAGTTGTAATTTGCTGCAATAAACCTTGATCTATTCATCTTATCTGTGGATATGCCGCAGTGCTAGAAATCCCAAGGTCTCATTTGTTTCTGCGCTTTGTATCATTATTAGTACTCAAATATGTCTAACAAGTGAAGCTAATGAAGAATTTCTAAAGACCTATGCGTCAACATTTTCCTAATCTTTTGTTTGTGATTTTTGCAGAAAATTTACATGTATTTCCGGGGGCACAAGTAGGATTCATACATAAGATCTTCATTTGGTTTGAATTATAATCTCTCTTTCCCATCCAAACCCACATAAGAGAGCTCTGTTTTTTACGGCATGCTATTCTAATAGGAAAACTTTAGTTTTAGTTTGTGCATACCATGTAAAAATGTGAGACCTCTGTTTATCATTCATTTTGCTTTTTGTAGTGTTTTTTCTATCTCCTTAAGGATTCTCATTTTTCGTTTGTAAAATGAGACAGAAAGAACTCATGGTGATTTGAGTGTGCACAAAATACTTGGTTTTGCAGCctttaaatgataattttattttgtcacTAGTTTTGATGTGTTAGTTCTAATGCATCAGAGACAAATTTCTGCTCGACAGTCAATCATTAAACTATGGCCATATGCCAGTAGTTGAGATGATTGCACGAAATGTAGCGGGGACCTGTAAAAACATAAACAGCTAGTGCGTGTGGTTTTCTGGCCAAGCAGCAGTGCAGGGAATTACGGGTATGGATCTTCGTGATGTTCTTTTGTTGACCCTTCGAGTCTGAAACTTTACTGTTCTTACAAAAGACGTGGTGACATGTTGGGGGAAGATCATGGTCCTAGCAATGTGAGAGTCATAAGAAAGAGATGTAACATGTAATGGTGAGGGAGTGGAATCTATTACATCCTATTAGAGCAGCAATTTGTTGAAGAAGACTATGAAATCAAGCTTTAGGAAAGGagcaacttaaattaaaaaaccTGATTCAAAACATGAATGAGAACATCGATTAGATGAACAAAGAAGCTAAGTGGGATCA harbors:
- the LOC130801191 gene encoding secretory carrier-associated membrane protein 4-like — protein: MSSQDNVNPFANGSGATGSKFRLPSFGFGQKQHDATVDVPLETMNNSIREKEIADWEADLRRRELDIKKREDAVSAAGIPTDDRNWPPFFPIIHHDIANEIPVHAQKLQYLAFASWLGIVFCLVYNIVAIIVCWIKGGGVKIFFLASIYALLGVPLSYVLWYRPLYRAMRTDSAFKFGWFFLFYMLHILFCIFAAIAPPIVFHGQSFTGILAAIDVFPHSVLVGVFYLVGFAFFCLESLLSLWVLQKIYMYFRGHK